One window of Methanomicrobia archaeon genomic DNA carries:
- a CDS encoding translation initiation factor IF-6, which produces MKKRGEHETRRLFNVNGSSYIGVFATCTESLVLVPPQVADRLAADLERALQVKALKTLIAETSLVGCLATGNSNGFIFSPYMLDSELRRLEELTKAEGLSLNLNRLSRSDPMSAAGNIILANDTVALVHPQLSETAIEIVKDTLGVEIYTGTIGGLKTVGMAAVATNRGVLAHKNATYEELEFLEEIFDLPVAIGSVNFGVPVIGAAVLANTKGYAAGDETTGAELGRIVDALGFYEEPPEEDSVLD; this is translated from the coding sequence ATGAAAAAGCGAGGGGAGCACGAGACAAGAAGGCTCTTTAATGTTAATGGCAGCTCGTATATAGGGGTTTTCGCGACGTGTACGGAATCTCTGGTTCTTGTGCCTCCGCAGGTAGCGGATCGATTGGCTGCGGATCTGGAGCGCGCGTTGCAGGTGAAAGCGCTCAAGACGTTGATCGCAGAGACCTCGCTGGTCGGCTGTTTAGCCACTGGGAACTCGAATGGCTTCATTTTCTCGCCCTATATGCTGGACAGCGAGCTCCGGAGGCTCGAGGAGCTAACCAAGGCCGAGGGGTTGAGTCTGAACCTGAACAGGTTGTCTCGAAGTGACCCGATGAGCGCTGCGGGGAATATCATACTAGCAAACGATACGGTTGCGCTCGTGCATCCGCAGTTATCGGAGACGGCGATAGAGATCGTGAAGGACACACTGGGTGTGGAGATTTATACGGGCACAATAGGCGGTTTGAAGACCGTGGGCATGGCCGCGGTAGCGACGAACAGAGGCGTCTTAGCGCATAAAAACGCCACGTATGAGGAGCTGGAATTTTTGGAGGAGATCTTCGATTTGCCGGTTGCGATAGGGAGTGTTAATTTCGGCGTGCCGGTAATCGGTGCCGCGGTGCTCGCGAACACGAAGGGCTACGCTGCGGGGGATGAGACCACGGGTGCGGAACTGGGACGGATCGTGGATGCACTGGGCTTTTATGAAGAACCGCCCGAAGAGGATTCTGTGCTCGATTGA